A window of the Xenopus laevis strain J_2021 chromosome 9_10L, Xenopus_laevis_v10.1, whole genome shotgun sequence genome harbors these coding sequences:
- the csnk1d.L gene encoding casein kinase I-like isoform X2 yields the protein MELRVGNRYRLGRKIGSGSFGDIYLGTDIAAAEEVAIKLECVKTKHPQLHIESKIYKMMQGGVGIPTIKWCGAEGDYNVMVMELLGPSLEDLFNFCSRKFSLKTVLLLADQMISRIEYIHSKNFIHRDVKPDNFLMGLGKKGNLVYIIDFGLAKKYRDARTHQHIPYRENKNLTGTARYASINTHLGIEQSRRDDLESLGYVLMYFNLGSLPWQGLKAATKRQKYERISEKKMSTPIEVLCKGYPSEFATYLNFCRSLRFDDKPDYSYLRQLFRNLFHRQGFSYDYVFDWNMLKFGASRAAEDAERERREREERLRHTRNPAARGIPSTASGRLRSTQEVAPSTPITPTSHTANTSPRPVSGMERERKVSMRLHRGAPVNVSSSDLTGRQDTSRMSTSQIPSRVTSSGLPSTVHR from the exons gcACTGATATTGCAGCGGCGGAAGAAGTTGCAATCAAGTTAGAATGTGTGAAAACAAAACATCCTCAGCTTCATATTGAGAGCAAGATCTATAAAATGATGCAAGGAGggg tggGAATTCCAACAATAAAATGGTGTGGCGCAGAAGGTGATTACAATGTCATGGTCATGGAGTTACTGGGACCAAGTCTGGAAGACCTCTTTAATTTCTGTTCCAGGAAatttagcttgaaaactgttctcCTTCTTGCTGACCAGATG ATCAGCCGAATCGAATACATCCATTCCAAAAACTTCATCCATCGGGATGTGAAGCCTGACAACTTTCTGATGGGACTTGGAAAGAAAGGCAATCTAGTATACATCATTGATTTTGGGCTGGCCAAAAAATACAGAGATGCTCGCACACACCAGCATATACCATATCGTGAAAACAAGAACCTAACCGGAACGGCTCGCTATGCATCTATTAACACCCACCTCGGAATAG AACAATCACGCAGAGATGATTTAGAGTCTCTTGGATATGTTCTTATGTACTTTAACCTTGGTTCCCTCCCATGGCAAGGGTTAAAAGCTGCCACCAAGAGGCAAAAATATGAACGAATCAGTGAAAAGAAGATGTCTACACCAATAGAAGTTCTTTGTAAAGGCTATCCAT cTGAGTTTGCTACATACCTGAATTTTTGTCGGTCCTTACGTTTCGATGATAAGCCAGACTATTCTTACTTACGACAACTCTTCAGAAATCTGTTCCACAGACAAGGCTTTTCATATGACTACGTGTTTGACTGGAACATGTTGAAATTT GGTGCAAGTCGTGCAGCTGAAGATGCTGAGCGTGaaaggagagaaagagaagaaaggcTCAGACACACAAGGAACCCTGCTGCAAGAGGCATACCCTCTACTGCTTCTGGCAGACTACGAAGCACTCAGGAAGTAGCGCCATCCACTCCAATTACCCCAACGTCACACACTG CAAACACCTCTCCTCGACCTGTATCCGGAATGGAACGTGAGCGAAAAGTCAGTATGAGATTGCACCGGGGTGCTCCAGTTAATGTATCTTCCTCTGATTTAACTGGCAGACAAGATACCTCACGCATGTCAACTTCTCAG ATTCCAAGTCGTGTGACTTCCAGTGGTCTTCCATCAACAGTACACCGATGA
- the csnk1d.L gene encoding casein kinase I-like isoform X3 codes for MELRVGNRYRLGRKIGSGSFGDIYLGTDIAAAEEVAIKLECVKTKHPQLHIESKIYKMMQGGVGIPTIKWCGAEGDYNVMVMELLGPSLEDLFNFCSRKFSLKTVLLLADQMISRIEYIHSKNFIHRDVKPDNFLMGLGKKGNLVYIIDFGLAKKYRDARTHQHIPYRENKNLTGTARYASINTHLGIEQSRRDDLESLGYVLMYFNLGSLPWQGLKAATKRQKYERISEKKMSTPIEVLCKGYPSEFATYLNFCRSLRFDDKPDYSYLRQLFRNLFHRQGFSYDYVFDWNMLKFGASRAAEDAERERREREERLRHTRNPAARGIPSTASGRLRSTQEVAPSTPITPTSHTANTSPRPVSGMERERKVSMRLHRGAPVNVSSSDLTGRQDTSRMSTSQNSLPFEHPGQ; via the exons gcACTGATATTGCAGCGGCGGAAGAAGTTGCAATCAAGTTAGAATGTGTGAAAACAAAACATCCTCAGCTTCATATTGAGAGCAAGATCTATAAAATGATGCAAGGAGggg tggGAATTCCAACAATAAAATGGTGTGGCGCAGAAGGTGATTACAATGTCATGGTCATGGAGTTACTGGGACCAAGTCTGGAAGACCTCTTTAATTTCTGTTCCAGGAAatttagcttgaaaactgttctcCTTCTTGCTGACCAGATG ATCAGCCGAATCGAATACATCCATTCCAAAAACTTCATCCATCGGGATGTGAAGCCTGACAACTTTCTGATGGGACTTGGAAAGAAAGGCAATCTAGTATACATCATTGATTTTGGGCTGGCCAAAAAATACAGAGATGCTCGCACACACCAGCATATACCATATCGTGAAAACAAGAACCTAACCGGAACGGCTCGCTATGCATCTATTAACACCCACCTCGGAATAG AACAATCACGCAGAGATGATTTAGAGTCTCTTGGATATGTTCTTATGTACTTTAACCTTGGTTCCCTCCCATGGCAAGGGTTAAAAGCTGCCACCAAGAGGCAAAAATATGAACGAATCAGTGAAAAGAAGATGTCTACACCAATAGAAGTTCTTTGTAAAGGCTATCCAT cTGAGTTTGCTACATACCTGAATTTTTGTCGGTCCTTACGTTTCGATGATAAGCCAGACTATTCTTACTTACGACAACTCTTCAGAAATCTGTTCCACAGACAAGGCTTTTCATATGACTACGTGTTTGACTGGAACATGTTGAAATTT GGTGCAAGTCGTGCAGCTGAAGATGCTGAGCGTGaaaggagagaaagagaagaaaggcTCAGACACACAAGGAACCCTGCTGCAAGAGGCATACCCTCTACTGCTTCTGGCAGACTACGAAGCACTCAGGAAGTAGCGCCATCCACTCCAATTACCCCAACGTCACACACTG CAAACACCTCTCCTCGACCTGTATCCGGAATGGAACGTGAGCGAAAAGTCAGTATGAGATTGCACCGGGGTGCTCCAGTTAATGTATCTTCCTCTGATTTAACTGGCAGACAAGATACCTCACGCATGTCAACTTCTCAG AATAGCCTTCCTTTCGAGCATCCCGGTCAATAA
- the csnk1d.L gene encoding casein kinase I-like isoform X1, which yields MELRVGNRYRLGRKIGSGSFGDIYLGTDIAAAEEVAIKLECVKTKHPQLHIESKIYKMMQGGVGIPTIKWCGAEGDYNVMVMELLGPSLEDLFNFCSRKFSLKTVLLLADQMISRIEYIHSKNFIHRDVKPDNFLMGLGKKGNLVYIIDFGLAKKYRDARTHQHIPYRENKNLTGTARYASINTHLGIEQSRRDDLESLGYVLMYFNLGSLPWQGLKAATKRQKYERISEKKMSTPIEVLCKGYPSEFATYLNFCRSLRFDDKPDYSYLRQLFRNLFHRQGFSYDYVFDWNMLKFGASRAAEDAERERREREERLRHTRNPAARGIPSTASGRLRSTQEVAPSTPITPTSHTANTSPRPVSGMERERKVSMRLHRGAPVNVSSSDLTGRQDTSRMSTSQVCVLSECAKDALFLTNGD from the exons gcACTGATATTGCAGCGGCGGAAGAAGTTGCAATCAAGTTAGAATGTGTGAAAACAAAACATCCTCAGCTTCATATTGAGAGCAAGATCTATAAAATGATGCAAGGAGggg tggGAATTCCAACAATAAAATGGTGTGGCGCAGAAGGTGATTACAATGTCATGGTCATGGAGTTACTGGGACCAAGTCTGGAAGACCTCTTTAATTTCTGTTCCAGGAAatttagcttgaaaactgttctcCTTCTTGCTGACCAGATG ATCAGCCGAATCGAATACATCCATTCCAAAAACTTCATCCATCGGGATGTGAAGCCTGACAACTTTCTGATGGGACTTGGAAAGAAAGGCAATCTAGTATACATCATTGATTTTGGGCTGGCCAAAAAATACAGAGATGCTCGCACACACCAGCATATACCATATCGTGAAAACAAGAACCTAACCGGAACGGCTCGCTATGCATCTATTAACACCCACCTCGGAATAG AACAATCACGCAGAGATGATTTAGAGTCTCTTGGATATGTTCTTATGTACTTTAACCTTGGTTCCCTCCCATGGCAAGGGTTAAAAGCTGCCACCAAGAGGCAAAAATATGAACGAATCAGTGAAAAGAAGATGTCTACACCAATAGAAGTTCTTTGTAAAGGCTATCCAT cTGAGTTTGCTACATACCTGAATTTTTGTCGGTCCTTACGTTTCGATGATAAGCCAGACTATTCTTACTTACGACAACTCTTCAGAAATCTGTTCCACAGACAAGGCTTTTCATATGACTACGTGTTTGACTGGAACATGTTGAAATTT GGTGCAAGTCGTGCAGCTGAAGATGCTGAGCGTGaaaggagagaaagagaagaaaggcTCAGACACACAAGGAACCCTGCTGCAAGAGGCATACCCTCTACTGCTTCTGGCAGACTACGAAGCACTCAGGAAGTAGCGCCATCCACTCCAATTACCCCAACGTCACACACTG CAAACACCTCTCCTCGACCTGTATCCGGAATGGAACGTGAGCGAAAAGTCAGTATGAGATTGCACCGGGGTGCTCCAGTTAATGTATCTTCCTCTGATTTAACTGGCAGACAAGATACCTCACGCATGTCAACTTCTCAGGTATGTGTGCTGTCAGAATGTGCAAAAGATGCCCTATTTTTGACTAATGGAGACTAG